The following are from one region of the Qipengyuania flava genome:
- a CDS encoding DUF2061 domain-containing protein, producing the protein MRDASEQPIDGPDSSAPASADHPLVTRRRSLAKAISWRIVGSLDTLLISFLLITYLGPVFGLEHSPSEALGTASLIAFAEVVTKMILYYFHERFWEWNRWGTSLSGQRRKESYSRSTTKTATWRILASLDTMLLAWIFTGNIATAASIGGLEVVTKLILYFFHERVWANIGYGIVAREPAPVSGEPAEARSA; encoded by the coding sequence ATGCGCGACGCTTCCGAGCAGCCGATCGATGGGCCCGATTCGAGTGCCCCTGCATCGGCGGACCATCCGCTGGTAACCCGTCGCCGATCGCTGGCGAAGGCAATCTCGTGGCGCATTGTCGGCTCGCTCGACACGCTGCTGATCTCGTTCCTGCTGATCACCTATCTCGGCCCGGTCTTCGGGCTTGAACACAGCCCGTCCGAAGCGCTTGGCACGGCCAGCCTGATCGCCTTTGCCGAGGTCGTCACCAAGATGATCCTCTACTACTTCCACGAGCGTTTCTGGGAATGGAACCGCTGGGGAACGTCTCTCAGCGGGCAACGCCGCAAGGAAAGCTATTCGCGCAGTACCACCAAGACCGCGACCTGGCGTATCCTCGCCTCGCTCGACACTATGCTGCTCGCGTGGATATTCACCGGCAATATCGCCACGGCCGCCTCAATCGGGGGCCTGGAAGTGGTGACCAAGCTGATCCTCTACTTCTTCCACGAGCGGGTCTGGGCCAATATCGGCTACGGCATCGTGGCGCGCGAACCGGCTCCTGTTTCAGGCGAGCCCGCCGAAGCCCGATCGGC